Below is a window of Acidobacteriota bacterium DNA.
GAACCGGCTTTCACGCCTTCAAATGTTTCCAGCAAGTTTTTCCAGGAACCAGCGGTTTTGCCCGAAAGCACGAACAAGTTTTCAAATTCCCACAACGCTTCCAGCGAAGTGAAGGGATCAACCAGTTTGGCGTAAAGCGGAACGCGCGCAGCGGCGGCGGCGGCTTCGTAACTTTCCAGCAGGACTTGTTCGTAATTGCCATGCAGCAAATAGGCTTTGGCTTGTTCGAGTTTGTTTTGCGCGGTTTCAAAAGTCGGCACGACTTCGGCGATGGTCGTTCCAGCGCATTCGCCGCGAACGCCCGAACGAATTGAAAAGCGTTCGTTTTCGTGGCCGTAATCGTCGTAAAACTTTGGGTTGGTGTCGAAGGCCGGAATGGCTTTCAACGGTTCCAGCACTTCCTTGACGCGCGCGTCGCCGACGCGGGCAATGAAGCTGTTGAAGTCTTCTTCACCAGCTTTTTCCGCATCGTGCCATTTCAGCAAGGTTTCCACGACGTTGATGGCATTGCGCGCCGGAAAGCGACCATACACTTTGGCGGCTTGCGGTTTTCCGTGGTTGGATTGGCCGCCGAGAAACAACAAATGCGCCGGAAGGTTGTGGCCTTCGTGCGACACGGCTGCGGCGTGAAAACCGATGTTGGCAACGGCGTGTTGCGCGCAGCCATTCGGACAGCCGGAAATCTTGATGCGCAAGTCGCGGTTGGCTTCGCGATACGGGGCGAGCGTTCCGGTGAAAAACGATTCGGAAATGGCGCTGCCCAAGCCTTTGGCCGAAGCGATGCCCAATCGGCAAGTGTCCGCTCCGGGGCAAGCCGTCACATCGGCGATGGTTTCCGATCCGGCATCGCCCAGCGAAATGCTGCGAAGTTCTTTATACAGTTCCGGCAAATCTTCGACGCGCACCCACGGCAAAAACAGGTTCTGTTCAATCGAAACGCGCAACTGATTTGAGGAAAACTTGCGCGCTACGTTGGCCAAATCGCGCGCACGGTCGGAGGTGATGTCGCCGAGTTTGGTGCGAACGTGGACGCCGCGAAATCCTTCCAGGCGATGCGGAATGACGGAATCCTGCGCCCAGAGTTGGTAGTCCGGATCGTTCGTGAGCGGGTGCAACACGTTCAGATTTGACGGTGTGCCGCTAAGTTCCGGTTCAACGGCATCTTCCAGAAACTCTTCGATTGGTGACAGCGGGCCGATGATTTGCCGCTCAGCATCCACTTCCGCTTTGAATTTGTCCCAGCCCAAGGACTGCACCAGAAACTTCATTCGGGCTTTCATTCGCTGTTTGCGTTCGCCGTAACGGTCGAAAATGCGAATGATCGCCGCCGTAAAATTGAACAATTCTTCGACGGGCAGAAATTCCGAATAAATGTGCGCGGGCATTGGGCCGCTGCCCAATCCTCCGCCGACATGAACTTTGAAGCCGCGACGAAGCTGTCCGTTTTCTTCGCGCACGACAGCGTGGAATCCCAGATCGTGAAACGCCAGGGCGGAATGATCTTCGGCGCAACCTTCAAAGGCGAATTTCATCTTGCGGCCCATGTTCTGGTTGAATTTGTTTCGCAGCAGAAATTTGAACAACGCGCGCGTGTATGGATACACATTGAAAACTTCGTTGTGCGAAACGCCTGCGCGGTAACAGGCTGTGATATTGCGGACGGTGTTGCCGCAGGCTTCGCGCGTGGTGATGCCGACTTCTTCCAGTTCGCGCAACAACGCCGGAGCGTTTTCCAGCAGCAGATAATACAACTGTGCATCTTCGCGCGTGGTGAAATGGATGAAGCTGCTGGCGTATTTGTCCGCGACATCGGCCAATCGCGTCAGTTGATCCGCGGTCAGGTAACCGCCAGGGATTTTGATGCGCTGCATTTGAACGCCTTCTTGCCGTTGCGCGTATGTACCGTACTGAAGCCGGAATTTTTGCATCTTGGTTTCGCCCACCAATCCGGCTCGATATTTTTTGATTTGCTGTTCGTAATTGGCCAGTTCATCTTCGATAAAATCGGGAATCGGGGAAGCCTGTAACTGTGTCGAAGTCGCACTCATAGTTCTCCTGAGTTGTTCTTTTTGCTCTGCATAAAGAAAAACGCTCCGGTTTCTGTTGTTGAAACCGGAGCGCCTTTTTTCTTTCCTGTTATGCAATTTCAGCTTGCATGGTGGAAGCCTGCTGGCATTCGGTTCCGTTCATTGTGGCTTTTACAGCAACAACAACACACCATCATACAGCCGCAAGCTGCGCCAACATGTTTCACTCTGTTTTCCGGGAATGCCTGATGAATCATTTATCCGCCCATAAATCTGGTTAAGTGTTGGTCAAACTAACCCCCCAATCAAAATAATGTCAGCAACGTCTGATGTCAAACGCTGAGGTAAGGGAACGGACAAGCAAGTTGCGTTGGGCTTTGTGCCTGGCAATCACTTATTCATGAGAATGGATTAGCCGTCGGAGACGATCTGAAAACAAGACATCTATTTTTTTCGGCTCGATCACCGCTGTTACCTCACCCACGCCAAATTTGGGGTGAAGCATTGCTTGTCCCTTGCGGTACGTGCGAGTCCAATCGTAGGGAGTGTTGGCCCCCAGTGGTGTTCGTTTTTCTGCCGGGATTTTGATCTTTTTGAACCTGCCGCTGGTGCCGCAA
It encodes the following:
- a CDS encoding nitrite/sulfite reductase → MSATSTQLQASPIPDFIEDELANYEQQIKKYRAGLVGETKMQKFRLQYGTYAQRQEGVQMQRIKIPGGYLTADQLTRLADVADKYASSFIHFTTREDAQLYYLLLENAPALLRELEEVGITTREACGNTVRNITACYRAGVSHNEVFNVYPYTRALFKFLLRNKFNQNMGRKMKFAFEGCAEDHSALAFHDLGFHAVVREENGQLRRGFKVHVGGGLGSGPMPAHIYSEFLPVEELFNFTAAIIRIFDRYGERKQRMKARMKFLVQSLGWDKFKAEVDAERQIIGPLSPIEEFLEDAVEPELSGTPSNLNVLHPLTNDPDYQLWAQDSVIPHRLEGFRGVHVRTKLGDITSDRARDLANVARKFSSNQLRVSIEQNLFLPWVRVEDLPELYKELRSISLGDAGSETIADVTACPGADTCRLGIASAKGLGSAISESFFTGTLAPYREANRDLRIKISGCPNGCAQHAVANIGFHAAAVSHEGHNLPAHLLFLGGQSNHGKPQAAKVYGRFPARNAINVVETLLKWHDAEKAGEEDFNSFIARVGDARVKEVLEPLKAIPAFDTNPKFYDDYGHENERFSIRSGVRGECAGTTIAEVVPTFETAQNKLEQAKAYLLHGNYEQVLLESYEAAAAAARVPLYAKLVDPFTSLEALWEFENLFVLSGKTAGSWKNLLETFEGVKAGSADEASAQAALELAGEFVSYCEMGLMQ